A single Kryptolebias marmoratus isolate JLee-2015 linkage group LG7, ASM164957v2, whole genome shotgun sequence DNA region contains:
- the LOC119617207 gene encoding uromodulin-like: MHGLCQNSSSDAKLPNCSYMSCEAPYDDPDEDLICPNNTKSCDHLKEAPFTSCPINRQPYIDACTYTLSIYPAVDGLKCQFLQAYAKACRLYSNITLDSWRSKTKCHPDEAFCYNRTCLDREFCAEKSSCGETACFCRAHVACDLQNNYPHAVCKKNYASLTLYNCLLAEQDIDYTVLHLNHPECRGELNQMDNTVTFSFKGDTCGTEIMDNDTHVIYKNTIMNQNITEEITRHKMVKIDISCYQTQPDIVTKTFTVIDSPYYGIVVPGPWNYTLFIKAYIDDSCTKPVNSNTQIRLNEKVWVKLSTQWLDEDVVALVTDDCWATDHPSPTAEPRHDLIKNGCPADSTVMIRGNGMATFNSFGFNMFGFNGGSDQLYLHCQVRLCVKTSNNNCVPMCGRKRRRRSARSEYDSPALISMGWTS; encoded by the exons ATGCACGGTCTGTGTCAGAACTCCAGCAGTGACGCAAAGCTCCCTAACTGCAGCTACATGAG CTGTGAGGCGCCGTATGATGACCCCGATGAAGATTTGATCTGCCCCAATAACACAAAAAG CTGTGACCACCTGAAGGAGGCGCCCTTCACCTCCTGTCCCATCAACAGACAGCCCTACATAGACGCCTGCACATACACTTTGTCCATATATCCTGCAGTGGACGGCCTCAAGTGTCAGTTCCTGCAGGCCTACGCCAAAGCCTGCAGGCTGTACAGCAACATCACACTGGATAGCTGGAGGTCCAAGACTAAATGCC ACCCCGATGAGGCCTTCTGTTACAACAGGACCTGCTTGGATCGTGAGTTCTGTGCAGAGAAGTCTTCTTGTGGAGAAACTGCGTGCTTCTGTCGGGCCCATGTTGCCTGCGATCTCCAAAACAACTACCCTCATG CTGTCTGCAAGAAGAACTACGCTTCTCTCACTTTGTACAACTGTCTCCTGGCGGAACAAGACATCGACTACACCGTCTTACACCTCAACCACCCAGAATGCAGAGGTGAACTGAACCAGATGGACAACACGGTGACTTTCAGCTTCAAAGGTGACACCTGTGGAACAGAGATCATG GACAATGACACTCATGTCATCTACAAGAACACCATCATGAACCAGAACATTACGGAGGAAATCACTCGCCACAAGATGGTCAAGATCGACATTTCCTGCTACCAAACTCAGCCGGACATCGTGACTAAGACCTTCACAGTCATAGATAG CCCATATTATGGCATCGTTGTACCAGGACCTTGGAATTACACTCTGTTCATAAAGGCCTACATTGACGACAGTTGCACAAAACCTGTGAACTCAAATACTCAAATACGACTGAATGAAAAGGTCTGGGTGAAACTGAGCACTCAGTGGCTGGATGAAGACGTGGTTGCCCTGGTGACTGATGACTGCTGGGCAACTGACCATCCATCACCCACAGCAGAACCAAGACACGACCTGATCAAGAATGG CTGCCCTGCAGACTCAACAGTGATGATAAGGGGAAATGGAATGGCAACCTTCAACTCCTTTGGTTTTAACATGTTTGGGTTCAATGGTGGCTCAGATCAACTCTACCTGCACTGCCAAGTGCGTCTGTGTGTGAAGACCAGCAACAACAACTGTGTACCG ATGTGTGGAAGAAAACGAAGACGCCGATCTGCCAGGTCCGAATATGATTCTCCTGCCTTGATCAGCATGGGCTGGACTAGTTAG
- the LOC108250206 gene encoding uncharacterized protein LOC108250206: MLRPLLYLSALIVVPGAVGQTTFNESSKFNISSCPITFYGQKYEDVYINFTSQNSVVCFNGFYDPQAGGDCLLGPQASLGVFYIFSSDQLGEQRLLQEEPTINATLGCYMSFYLDNDTIFYIENFGSQAALTIEFFSPGTHLTDVIVNGITVHTLNITNTESNGQYYDYLDLSACRHRGVLYETNTTTYDPEFCETVQCSDTAVLDVTTCGPMEMCHNGTCVNGTVPEIQPASHIVFLNIKISTTISVENNQDNIEKLIKDKLINLGLPTQISVRLLSNGSVKVSTAAPGG; this comes from the exons ATGCTCCGCCCCCTGCTCTACCTGTCCGCTCTCATTGTGGTGCCAG GTGCTGTTGGACAGACCACTTTTAATGAATCCTCAAAGTTCAACATCAGCTCGTGTCCCATCACGTTTTATGGACAGAAGTATGAGGACGTCTAT ATAAACTTCACCAGTCAGAACTCTGTGGTTTGTTTCAATGGTTTTTACGACCCTCAGGCGGGAGGAGACTGTCTTCTGGGACCTCAAGCAAGTTTAGgagttttttacattttttcaagTGATCAACTCGGTGAACAACGTTTACTCCAGGAGGAGCCGACCATTAACGCCACGCTGGGATGCTACATGTCGTTTTATTTGGACAACGAT ACAATATTTTATATAGAAAACTTTGGGTCCCAAGCAGCTCTGACAATCGAGTTTTTTTCTCCTGGTACACAT ctGACAGATGTTATAGTAAACGGGATCACAGTCCATACACTGAATATTACAAACACAGAGTCTAATGGACAGTATTACGACTACTTAGACCTCAGCGCCTGCAGACACAGAG GTGTTCTGTATGAAACTAATACAACAACATATGATCCTGAGTTCTGTGAGACTGTTCAGTGTTCTGACACTGCAGTCCTTGATGTCACCACCTGTGGACCCATGGAGATGTGTCACAACGGAAC TTGTGTCAATGGGACAGTTCCAGAAA TCCAACCTGCATCAC atattgtttttctgaataTCAAGATCTCGACTACAATATCAGTGGAGAACAATCAGGAtaatattgaaaaactg attaAAGATAAATTGATTAACCTCGGGCTGCCGACACAGATAAGTGTGCGTCTTCTGAGCAACGGTTCAGTGAAAGTCTCAACAGCTGCCCCTGGTGGCTAA